A window from Glandiceps talaboti chromosome 15, keGlaTala1.1, whole genome shotgun sequence encodes these proteins:
- the LOC144446426 gene encoding uncharacterized protein LOC144446426: MEYNEKYRLRKNRAALVATMDVRYVLDTLVANFVFDIDDDERVRAATTSRDKAAMLLNLLEKSKSCFAYKTFREALREPYPHLVEMLDKTQISENDHLRTSTQTTTSPKQKTRPIQESLAVQPVRRKEDQQLVRRAPPSGGHDCTDGGGRGTTNMMSSTSATYNQNVAKIRGRGNFVIMGSSGVTVNFNRN, from the exons ATGGAGTACAATGAGAAGTATCGTTTACGTAAAAACAGAGCAGCACTTGTTGCGACTATGGATGTCAGATATGTATTAGACACTCTGGTTGCCAactttgtatttgatattgatgATGACGAAAGAGTAAGGGCTGCAACTACATCACGA GATAAAGCAGCCAtgcttctaaatctactagaaaAGTCCAAGAGTTGTTTTGCGTACAAGACATTCAGAGAAGCTTTGAGAGAACCATATCCTCATTTAGTAGAAATGTTAGATAAAACACAAATCAGTGAAAACGATCATCTCAGAACGTCAACACAAACAACAACGTCCCCAAAGCAAAAAACTAGACCAATACAAGAGTCTTTAGCAG TGCAACCAGTTAGAAGGAAAGAAGATCAGCAGTTAGTAAGGAGAGCGCCCCCAAGTGGTGGACATGACTGTACAGATGGTGGTGGTCGTGGTACTACTAATATGATGTCATCTACATCTGCGACCTACAATCAGAATGTTGCTAAAATCCGTGGCAGGGGAAACTTTGTCATCATGGGATCAAGTGGTGTTACTGTCAATTTTAATAGAA